In Calonectris borealis chromosome 29, bCalBor7.hap1.2, whole genome shotgun sequence, one genomic interval encodes:
- the PEA15 gene encoding astrocytic phosphoprotein PEA-15 produces the protein MAEYRSLLEELAQNITAEDLEQLKSACKEDIPSEESEAIATSHHWFTFLEKHSKLDRDNLSYIEHIFEISRRPDLLTMVVQYRTQVLKISEEDEVDTKLTRIPSAKKYKDIIRQPSEEEIIKLAPPPKKA, from the exons ATGGCCGAGTACCGCAgcctgctggaggagctggcccAGAACATCACGGCCGAGGACCTGGAGCAGCTGAAGTCGGCCTGCAAGGAGGACATCCCCAGCGAGGAGAGCGAGGCCATCGCCACCAGCCACCACTGGTTCACCTTCCTGGAGAAGCACAGCAAGCTGGACAGAG acAACCTGTCGTACATCGAGCACATCTTCGAGATCTCGCGCCGCCCCGACCTGCTGACCATGGTGGTGCAGTACCGCACCCAGGTCCTCAAGATCTCCGAGGAGGACGAGGTGGACACCAAGCTCACCCGCATCCCCAGCGCCAAGAAGTACAAGG ACATCATCCGGCAGCCCTCGGAAGAGGAGATCATCAAACTGGCCCCCCCGCCCAAGAAAGCCTGa
- the DCAF8 gene encoding DDB1- and CUL4-associated factor 8 isoform X1 → MSDKGSSMEGKTDIVNGSLSSSPEEMSAEEGRETSSGIEVEASDLSLSLTGDDVGPNRTSTESRDTDTESSGEEKDSDSMDDTGHYSINEENRALDRSHSEEEEEEDEEEEQRSHRRAQRKRANHDQDSSDDEQALEDWVSSETTALPQPRWQAVHALRERELGSSARFVYEACGARVFVQRFRLQHGLEGHTGCVNTLHFNQRGTWLASGSDDLKVVVWDWVRRQTVLEFESGHKSNVFQAKFLPNSGDSTLAMCARDGQVRVAELSATQCCKNTKRVAQHKGASHKLALEPDSPCTFLSAGEDAVVFTIDLRQDRPASKLVVTKEKEKKVGLYTIYVNPANTYQFAVGGRDQFVRIYDQRKIDENENNGVLKKFCPHHLVNSESKANITCLVYSHDGSELLASYNDEDIYLFNSSHSDGAEYIKRYKGHRNNATVKGVNFYGPKSEFVVSGSDCGHIFLWEKSSCQIVQFMEGDKGGVVNCLEPHPHLPVLATSGLDHDVKIWAPTAENPTELAGLKEVIKKNKLERDEDSLHHTDMFDSHMLWFLMHHLRQRRHHRRRREPGAPDGDSDESPSSSDTSDDEEEGPDRVQCMPS, encoded by the exons ATGTCGGATAAAGGGAGCAGCATGGAGGGGAAGACGGACATAGTAAATG GCAGCTTATCCAGCAGCCCGGAGGAGATGTCAGCCGAGGAGGGCCGAGAAACCTCCTCCGGCATCGAGGTGGAGGCCTCCGACCTCAGCCTGAGCCTCACGGGAGATGATGTGGGGCCCAACCGCACCAGCACGGAGAGCCGGGACACGGACACGGAGAGCTCGGGGGAAGAGAAGGACTCTGACAGCATGGACGACACGGGCCACTACTCCATAAACGAGGAGAACCGTGCCCTTGACCGGTCGCACtcggaggaagaagaggaggaggacgaagAGGAGGAGCAGCGGTCCCACCGCCGTGCCCAGCGCAAGCGTGCCAACCACGACCAAGACTCCTCTGACGACGAGCAGGCCCTGGAGGACTGGGTGTCCTCGGAGACCACGGCACTGCCCCAGCCTCGCTGGCAGGCGGTCCATGCCCTCCGGGAGAGGGAGCTGGGCTCCAGCGCCCGCTTCGTCTACGAGGCCTGCGGGGCCAGGGTCTTCGTGCAACGCTTCCGCCTCCAGCACGGTCTGGAGGGCCACACGGGCTGCGTCAACACCCTGCACTTTAACCAGCGCGGCACGTGGCTGGCCAGCGGCAGCGACGACCTCAAAGTGGTGGTGTGGGACTGGGTCAGGAGGCAGACGGTGCTGGAGTTCGAGAGCGGCCACAAGAGCAATGTCTTCCAG GCCAAGTTCCTCCCCAACAGCGGCGACTCCACTCTGGCTATGTGTGCTCGGGACGGCCAGGTCCGGGTGGCCGAGCTCTCCGCCACCCAGTGCTGCAAAAACACCAAGCGCGTAGCACAGCACAAAGGAGCTTCGCACAAG CTGGCCCTAGAACCGGATTCTCCATGCACTTTCCTATCAGCAGGTGAAGATGCTGTAGTCTTCACCATTGATCTGAGACAAGACCGGCCCGCCTC GAAACTGGTTGtgacaaaggaaaaggagaagaaagtgggTCTGTACACCATCTATGTGAACCCAGCCAACACCTACCAGTTTGCTGTGGGAGGCAGAGATCAGTTTGTCAG GATTTACGACCAGCGGAAAATAGATGAGAATGAGAACAACGGCGTACTAAAGAAGTTCTGCCCTCACCACTTG GTGAACAGCGAGTCCAAAGCCAACATCACCTGTCTCGTCTACAGCCACGACGGCTCGG AGCTGTTGGCCAGCTACAATGATGAAGACATTTATCTCTTCAACTCCTCTCACAGCGACGGAGCAGAGTACATCAAGAGATACAAGGGACATCGCAATAACGCCACTG TGAAAGGCGTCAATTTTTATGGCCCGAAAAGTGAGTTTGTGGTGAGCGGCAGCGATTGCGGCCACATCTTCCTGTGGGAGAAATCGTCCTGCCAGATCGTGCAGTTCATGGAGGGCGACAAGGGAGGCGTG GTGAACTGCCTGgagccccatccccacctccctgtCCTGGCCACCAGCGGCCTCGACCACGATGTCAAGATTTGGGCGCCCACGGCGGAGAATCCCACCGAGCTGGCCGGCCTCAAGGAG GTGATCAAGAAGAACAAGCTGGAGCGGGACGAGGACAGCCTCCACCACACCGACATGTTCGACAGCCACATGCTCTGGTTCCTCATGCACCACCTGCGACAGAGACGCCATCACCGG cgccgaAGAGAGCCAGGAGCGCCGGACGGTGACTCGGACGAGTCTCCCAGCTCCTCCGACACCTCGGATGACGAGGAGGAGGGGCCGGACCGGGTGCAGTGCATGCCGTCGTGA
- the DCAF8 gene encoding DDB1- and CUL4-associated factor 8 isoform X2, which translates to MSDKGSSMEGKTDIVNGSLSSSPEEMSAEEGRETSSGIEVEASDLSLSLTGDDVGPNRTSTESRDTDTESSGEEKDSDSMDDTGHYSINEENRALDRSHSEEEEEEDEEEEQRSHRRAQRKRANHDQDSSDDEQALEDWVSSETTALPQPRWQAVHALRERELGSSARFVYEACGARVFVQRFRLQHGLEGHTGCVNTLHFNQRGTWLASGSDDLKVVVWDWVRRQTVLEFESGHKSNVFQAKFLPNSGDSTLAMCARDGQVRVAELSATQCCKNTKRVAQHKGASHKLALEPDSPCTFLSAGEDAVVFTIDLRQDRPASIYDQRKIDENENNGVLKKFCPHHLVNSESKANITCLVYSHDGSELLASYNDEDIYLFNSSHSDGAEYIKRYKGHRNNATVKGVNFYGPKSEFVVSGSDCGHIFLWEKSSCQIVQFMEGDKGGVVNCLEPHPHLPVLATSGLDHDVKIWAPTAENPTELAGLKEVIKKNKLERDEDSLHHTDMFDSHMLWFLMHHLRQRRHHRRRREPGAPDGDSDESPSSSDTSDDEEEGPDRVQCMPS; encoded by the exons ATGTCGGATAAAGGGAGCAGCATGGAGGGGAAGACGGACATAGTAAATG GCAGCTTATCCAGCAGCCCGGAGGAGATGTCAGCCGAGGAGGGCCGAGAAACCTCCTCCGGCATCGAGGTGGAGGCCTCCGACCTCAGCCTGAGCCTCACGGGAGATGATGTGGGGCCCAACCGCACCAGCACGGAGAGCCGGGACACGGACACGGAGAGCTCGGGGGAAGAGAAGGACTCTGACAGCATGGACGACACGGGCCACTACTCCATAAACGAGGAGAACCGTGCCCTTGACCGGTCGCACtcggaggaagaagaggaggaggacgaagAGGAGGAGCAGCGGTCCCACCGCCGTGCCCAGCGCAAGCGTGCCAACCACGACCAAGACTCCTCTGACGACGAGCAGGCCCTGGAGGACTGGGTGTCCTCGGAGACCACGGCACTGCCCCAGCCTCGCTGGCAGGCGGTCCATGCCCTCCGGGAGAGGGAGCTGGGCTCCAGCGCCCGCTTCGTCTACGAGGCCTGCGGGGCCAGGGTCTTCGTGCAACGCTTCCGCCTCCAGCACGGTCTGGAGGGCCACACGGGCTGCGTCAACACCCTGCACTTTAACCAGCGCGGCACGTGGCTGGCCAGCGGCAGCGACGACCTCAAAGTGGTGGTGTGGGACTGGGTCAGGAGGCAGACGGTGCTGGAGTTCGAGAGCGGCCACAAGAGCAATGTCTTCCAG GCCAAGTTCCTCCCCAACAGCGGCGACTCCACTCTGGCTATGTGTGCTCGGGACGGCCAGGTCCGGGTGGCCGAGCTCTCCGCCACCCAGTGCTGCAAAAACACCAAGCGCGTAGCACAGCACAAAGGAGCTTCGCACAAG CTGGCCCTAGAACCGGATTCTCCATGCACTTTCCTATCAGCAGGTGAAGATGCTGTAGTCTTCACCATTGATCTGAGACAAGACCGGCCCGCCTC GATTTACGACCAGCGGAAAATAGATGAGAATGAGAACAACGGCGTACTAAAGAAGTTCTGCCCTCACCACTTG GTGAACAGCGAGTCCAAAGCCAACATCACCTGTCTCGTCTACAGCCACGACGGCTCGG AGCTGTTGGCCAGCTACAATGATGAAGACATTTATCTCTTCAACTCCTCTCACAGCGACGGAGCAGAGTACATCAAGAGATACAAGGGACATCGCAATAACGCCACTG TGAAAGGCGTCAATTTTTATGGCCCGAAAAGTGAGTTTGTGGTGAGCGGCAGCGATTGCGGCCACATCTTCCTGTGGGAGAAATCGTCCTGCCAGATCGTGCAGTTCATGGAGGGCGACAAGGGAGGCGTG GTGAACTGCCTGgagccccatccccacctccctgtCCTGGCCACCAGCGGCCTCGACCACGATGTCAAGATTTGGGCGCCCACGGCGGAGAATCCCACCGAGCTGGCCGGCCTCAAGGAG GTGATCAAGAAGAACAAGCTGGAGCGGGACGAGGACAGCCTCCACCACACCGACATGTTCGACAGCCACATGCTCTGGTTCCTCATGCACCACCTGCGACAGAGACGCCATCACCGG cgccgaAGAGAGCCAGGAGCGCCGGACGGTGACTCGGACGAGTCTCCCAGCTCCTCCGACACCTCGGATGACGAGGAGGAGGGGCCGGACCGGGTGCAGTGCATGCCGTCGTGA
- the PEX19 gene encoding peroxisomal biogenesis factor 19, whose product MAAEPGPGPDPELEELLDSALDDFEKARPAAPPPPPPPPPPGAQPSPSAAAKASLFASQERFFQELFEGELASQAAAEFEQAMQELAREEPHLVEQFQKLSEAAGRVGSDTASQQEFTSCLKETLSGLARNATDLQSSSASEEELTKALEGLGLEEGDGEGSVLPVMRSIMQSLLSKDVLYPSLKEITEKYPEWLRQHGEELPAEQYERYQAQHGVMGRICQQLEGERPGEGEEERRARFETLLDLMQQLQDLGHPPKELAGESPPGLNLDLPGAAGSEQCCLM is encoded by the exons ATGGCGGcggagccgggcccgggccccgacccggagctggaggagctgctcgaca GTGCCCTGGACGACTTCGAGAAGGCcaggcccgccgcccccccgccgccgccgccgccgcccccccccggggcccagccctcgcccagcgccgccgccaaG gcctcCCTCTTCGCCTCGCAGGAGAGGTTCTTCCAGGAGCTGTTTGAGGGGGAGCTGGCCTCGCAGGCGGCGGCAGAGTTCGAGCAGGCCATGCAGGAGCTGGCCCGGGAGGAGCCGCACTTGGTCGAGCAGTTCCAGAAGCTGTCGGAGGCGGCGGGCAGAGTGG GCAGCGACACGGCGTCGCAGCAGGAGTTCACCTCCTGCCTGAAGGAGACGCTGAGCGGCCTGGCCAGGAATGCCACCGACCTGCAG AGCTCCTCGGCCTCGGAGGAGGAGCTGACGAAGgcgctggaggggctggggctggaggagggtgaTGGCGAGGGCAGCGTCCTGCCCGTCATGCGGAGCATCATGCAGAGCCTGCTCTCCAAGGACGTGCTCTACCCCTCGCTCAAGGAGATCACCGAGAAG TACCCCGAGTGGCTGCGGCAGCACGGCGAGGAGCTGCCGGCCGAGCAGTACGAGCGGTACCAGGCGCAGCACGGCGTGATGGGCCGcatctgccagcagctggagggcgAGCGGCCGGGCGAGGGCGAGGAGGAGCGGCGGGCGCGCTTCGAGACCCTCCTCGACCTCATGCAGCAG CTACAGGACCTGGGGCACCCGCCCAAGGAGCTGGCTGGGGAGTCG ccccccggcctcAACCTGGACCTGCCAGGCGCGGCGGGCAGCGAGCAGTGCTGCCTCATGTAG
- the LOC142094315 gene encoding Fc receptor-like protein 3, producing MARSTALLLWAQALSLAGAQPSQLTLDAPWMPVFRWEEVTLTCRGSGAPGPTDWYINKQLWWQAGSHHIRVSEDNPRGSTYQCRSSGAGLSPPVTLSFSNDWLVLQVPVQALLEGDALPLRCRAWQDSSVTQVQFFREQEVLGGPSRGAELHLPPLQLHHSGRYSCQATVGRILLKRHKSAPVTVVVQELFSVPVLRLEGPAEPPEGAPLALDCLSQPSPLRPLARLLHLFYRGEVVVGGPQGSPQLWLPAVGLTHSGNYSCEVRTETASVRKRSAPVTVTVRRVPVSGVSLVAQPPGGQVVEGDRLVLGCSVAAGTGPLSFSWHRQGLVTPLATGPRYELRAAQHRDGGRYHCTATNGGTAADSPPLWVTVLVPVAGAAIVMERTEPSVPAGESLNLSCSVQVGTAPVTFTWLRDGQELGSGPVLSLETVGPAHAGTYQCLATNRLGTHRVFRVRSPALALSVTQPRWPQQGTDVAVGLSVSLLLLLLLGAAVAWHLRRRHRAAAGKSRGRDPTAPLEPEGRRPEPTAPPGAPEDEEVLYTEVVVTDRGSGTSPSRSPPRGSPRPGPPREPPVTYAVLPGPHARLRLPSDSYENVP from the exons ATGGCCAGGAGCACGGCACTGCTCCTCTGGG CCCAAGCCCTCAGCCTCGCTG gcgcccagcccagccagctcaCGCTAGACGCGCCCTGGATGCCGGTGTTCCGCTGGGAGGAGGTGACGCTGACCTGCCGGGGCTCCGGTGCTCCCGGCCCCACCGACTGGTACATCAACAAGCAGCTCTGGTGGCAGGCAGGGTCCCACCACATCCGGGTCTCCGAAGACAACCCCAGGGGCAGCACCTACCAGTGCCGCAGCTCCGGCGCCGGGCTCAGCCCCCCCGTCACCCTGAGCTTCTCAAATG ACTGGCTGGTGCTGCAGGTGCCGGTGCAGGCGCTGCTGGAGGGGGACGCGCTGCCGCTGCGCTGCCGGGCCTGGCAGGACAGCAGTGTCACCCAGGTGCAGTTCTTCCgtgagcaggaggtgctgggggggccctCCCGGGGGGCTGAGCTGCACCTGCCCCCCCTGCAGCTGCACCACAGCGGGCGCTACAGCTGCCAGGCCACCGTGGGCCGCATCTTATTGAAGAGGCACAAATCGGCGCCGGTGACGGTGGTGGTGCAAG AGCTCTTCTCGGTGCCGGTGCTGCGCCTGGAGggcccggccgagccccccgAGGGAGCCCCCCTGGCCCTGGACTGCCTCAGCCAGCCCAGCCCCCTGCGGCCCCTCGCCCGCCTCCTGCACCTCTTCTACCGGggtgaggtggtggtgggggggccccagggctccccccagcTCTGGCTGCCGGCCGTGGGGCTGACCCACTCGGGGAACTACTCCTGTGAGGTGCGGACGGAGACAGCCAGCGTGCGGAAACGCAGCGCCCCAGTCACCGTCACAGTGCGCA GGGTCCCGGTCTCGGGGGTGTCCCTGGTggcgcagccccccgggggaCAGGTGGTGGAGGGCGACCGCCTGGTGCTGGGCTGCTCAGTGGCCGCGGGGACGGGGCCCCTCTCCTTCTCCTGGCACCGGCAGGGCTTGGTCACGCCGCTGGCCACGGGCCCCCGCTACGAGCTCCGCGCCGCGCAGCACCGGGACGGCGGCCGCTACCACTGCACGGCCACCAACGGCGGCACCGCGGCTGACAGCCCACCGCTGTGGGTCACCGTCCTGG TGCCGGTGGCCGGTGCTGCCATCGTGATGGAGAGGACGGAGCCATCGGTGCCGGCAGGCGAGAGCCTCAACCTGAGCTGCTCGGTGCAAGTGGGCACCGCGCCGGTGACCTTCACTTGGCTGCGGGacgggcaggagctgggctcgGGGCCCGTCCTGTCCCTGGAGACCGTGGGGCCGGCGCACGCCGGGACCTACCAGTGCCTGGCCACCAACCGCCTCGGCACCCACCGCGTCTTCCGGGTGCGCAGCCCGGCGCTGGCCCTCTCCGTGACGCAGCCGCGATGGCCGCAGCAGGGCACAG ACGTGGCCGTGGGGCTCAGCGtgtccctcctgctcctgctcctgctcggTGCTGCCGTGGCCTGGCACCTCCGGCGCCGGCACCGCGCGG CCGCCGGGAAGAGCCGGGGCAG GGACCCCACGGCCCCCCTGGAGCCCGAGGGTCGCCGGCCGGagcccacagccccccccggggcgccGGAGGACGAGGAGGTGCTGTACACCGAAGTCGTGGTCACCGACCGGGGCAGCG GCACCTCCCCGTCCcggtcccccccccggggctccccccgccccgggccgccgcgGGAGCCGCCCGTCACCTACGCGGTGCTGCCGGGTCCCCACGCGCGGCTGCGGCTCCCGAGTGACAGCTACGAGAACGTCCCGTGA